Proteins encoded by one window of Archaeoglobus veneficus SNP6:
- a CDS encoding FprA family A-type flavoprotein yields MPLEIKENVYWVGAIDWEERDFHNFEIPRGATYNAYLIVDEKIALVDTVKHKFFGEMLRRIEEIIDPKEIDYIISNHVEIDHSGSIPYIKKIAKDAKVIATEKGRRGLCKYYDCADWEFQTVKTGDELKLGKKTLTFIEAPMLHWPDSMFTYVKEDKLLLPNDAFGQHIASVERFDEELGVEEALYWAKVYYANILMPFGKLINKKLEELSSLEVDMIAPSHGVIWKNPAKIIEAYRKWANFEAEEKVCIVYDTMYHSTTLLAKAIAEGVASKGVEVRLFHTRNDPWSEIVAEILDAKAIAIGSPTMHGGMFPPVAGFLNYLKGLKPRKKLGVAFGSCGWGGGAVREINKMLEQMGFEIIDEGLEVKFKPTEEELKMAFDLGVRLAEKVKTK; encoded by the coding sequence ATGCCTCTGGAAATAAAAGAGAACGTTTACTGGGTAGGAGCCATAGACTGGGAGGAGAGAGACTTCCACAACTTTGAGATCCCGAGGGGTGCTACATACAACGCATACCTTATTGTGGATGAAAAGATAGCTCTTGTTGACACCGTCAAGCACAAGTTCTTCGGCGAAATGCTGAGGAGAATAGAGGAAATCATTGATCCCAAGGAAATAGATTACATAATCTCAAATCACGTTGAAATAGACCATTCAGGCAGCATACCGTACATAAAGAAAATTGCAAAGGATGCAAAGGTCATAGCAACCGAGAAGGGGAGAAGAGGTCTCTGCAAGTATTACGACTGCGCTGACTGGGAATTCCAGACTGTTAAGACAGGGGATGAGCTCAAGCTTGGAAAGAAGACGCTTACGTTCATAGAAGCTCCAATGCTTCACTGGCCGGACAGCATGTTCACGTATGTAAAGGAAGACAAGCTTTTACTCCCCAACGATGCGTTTGGGCAGCATATAGCGAGCGTCGAGCGTTTTGATGAGGAGCTTGGAGTTGAAGAAGCACTTTACTGGGCCAAGGTGTACTATGCGAACATACTCATGCCCTTTGGAAAGCTGATTAACAAGAAGCTTGAGGAGTTAAGCAGCCTCGAAGTTGATATGATCGCTCCCAGCCACGGAGTAATATGGAAGAACCCGGCAAAGATTATAGAGGCATACAGGAAATGGGCAAACTTCGAGGCTGAAGAGAAAGTCTGCATTGTTTACGATACAATGTACCACAGCACGACTCTTCTCGCAAAGGCTATTGCAGAGGGAGTAGCGTCAAAGGGTGTCGAGGTCAGGCTTTTCCATACGAGAAATGATCCATGGAGTGAAATCGTGGCTGAGATTCTCGATGCAAAAGCCATTGCAATCGGTTCGCCGACAATGCATGGTGGCATGTTTCCACCGGTGGCCGGATTTCTGAATTATCTCAAGGGCCTAAAGCCTAGGAAAAAGCTGGGAGTTGCCTTCGGTTCGTGTGGCTGGGGTGGTGGAGCAGTCAGAGAAATCAACAAAATGCTTGAACAGATGGGCTTTGAGATAATAGACGAAGGCCTGGAGGTAAAATTCAAGCCAACTGAAGAAGAGCTAAAAATGGCCTTTGATTTGGGAGTCAGACTCGCAGAGAAAGTAAAAACAAAATGA
- a CDS encoding ATP-binding cassette domain-containing protein, giving the protein MSYFDEVAPDAKKVAIYGKGGIGKSTTCQNTAEALAYYYKKKVMIHGCDPKADATRMILHGKPQDTVMDVMREEGEDAVTLDRVRNVGFVFQDYALFPHRSVFENIAFGLKIRKLPEEEIRSRVHEVMETLEIEDLKDMSVLRLSGGQRQRVALARALVIDPDVLLLDEPLSALDPVLREKLREELKNILKKVGIAGIYVTHDIAEAMTLGDCIAVMKDGEIQQIDTPEEVFYHPRTEFAARFVGVRNILEGFVAEVNGDKAVIEITNASNPFRIHTLKYPIFERRKNVRLCIHPEDIVIAGNTEIENVEDGANLIRGRIKDIIPNGPVLKVAIDVGGLELYATTTRRQLKCAVNDEVWISLSRDAFHPLCGKKRRCPGHEIPESCVRAKY; this is encoded by the coding sequence ATGAGCTACTTCGACGAAGTCGCGCCAGACGCAAAGAAGGTAGCAATATACGGAAAGGGAGGTATAGGGAAGTCAACCACATGCCAGAATACTGCCGAAGCTCTCGCATATTACTACAAGAAGAAGGTCATGATTCACGGCTGTGATCCAAAGGCTGATGCAACGAGGATGATCCTCCACGGCAAGCCGCAGGATACGGTAATGGACGTGATGAGGGAGGAAGGAGAAGATGCAGTTACACTTGACAGGGTGAGAAATGTTGGATTTGTTTTTCAGGATTATGCCCTCTTTCCCCATAGAAGCGTTTTCGAAAACATTGCATTCGGACTGAAAATAAGAAAGCTGCCTGAGGAGGAGATAAGGAGCAGGGTGCATGAGGTAATGGAAACGCTGGAAATCGAGGACCTCAAGGATATGAGCGTTCTTCGGCTGAGCGGAGGGCAGAGACAGAGGGTTGCACTCGCCAGAGCTCTTGTCATAGACCCGGATGTTCTACTGCTTGACGAACCACTGAGCGCGCTGGATCCCGTTTTAAGGGAGAAGCTGAGAGAAGAGCTGAAGAACATCCTGAAGAAGGTTGGAATTGCTGGAATTTACGTAACCCATGACATAGCTGAGGCAATGACGCTCGGGGACTGCATCGCCGTGATGAAGGATGGAGAGATACAGCAGATCGATACACCTGAGGAGGTATTCTATCATCCCCGAACGGAGTTTGCTGCAAGGTTTGTTGGTGTGAGGAACATATTAGAGGGATTCGTTGCTGAAGTGAACGGCGATAAGGCGGTAATTGAGATAACGAATGCATCAAACCCGTTCAGAATACATACCCTGAAGTACCCCATATTCGAGCGCAGAAAAAACGTGCGCCTCTGCATTCATCCTGAAGACATCGTGATTGCTGGAAACACAGAAATTGAAAATGTGGAAGACGGAGCCAACCTGATAAGAGGTAGGATAAAAGACATCATACCAAACGGACCCGTATTAAAGGTTGCAATCGACGTTGGAGGTCTGGAACTGTACGCAACCACAACAAGGCGCCAGTTGAAATGCGCAGTAAACGATGAAGTATGGATTTCGCTCAGCAGAGATGCATTTCACCCATTGTGCGGTAAGAAGCGCAGGTGTCCGGGTCATGAAATTCCTGAATCCTGTGTTAGAGCCAAATATTAA
- a CDS encoding type 1 glutamine amidotransferase, whose protein sequence is MKVVAIKHVPNEPMGLIEDILKEKGIEYEYVRVYETNELPEVKATHIVIMGGPMGVYEEKEYPFLSQEKEMIRQAFEDNIPILGICLGAQLIASALGKNVYPYKREIGWFEVEKANDDELIESLPDKMIVFQWHNDTFDLPDNAKLLYAGKDVRNQAFRVGNAIGLQFHLEVTPEIVRNWVEDEKSLTQDEKEKIISETGRYINELNENCRKLVDAFLKLG, encoded by the coding sequence ATGAAAGTCGTCGCAATTAAACACGTCCCCAACGAACCCATGGGGCTGATAGAGGACATTCTAAAAGAGAAGGGAATAGAGTACGAGTACGTGAGAGTATATGAAACAAACGAACTTCCCGAAGTAAAGGCGACCCACATCGTTATCATGGGCGGCCCTATGGGCGTTTACGAGGAGAAGGAGTATCCCTTCCTTAGCCAAGAAAAAGAAATGATCAGACAGGCTTTTGAAGACAACATTCCAATCCTTGGCATCTGCCTTGGAGCGCAGCTAATAGCCAGCGCCCTTGGAAAGAATGTCTATCCCTATAAGCGTGAAATCGGCTGGTTTGAAGTGGAGAAAGCAAACGACGATGAATTAATCGAGAGTTTGCCTGATAAAATGATTGTTTTCCAGTGGCACAACGACACCTTTGACTTGCCTGATAATGCAAAGCTGCTTTATGCTGGCAAAGACGTAAGAAATCAGGCTTTCCGCGTTGGAAATGCCATCGGCCTGCAGTTCCACCTTGAAGTTACGCCGGAAATCGTGAGGAATTGGGTTGAAGACGAGAAATCGTTGACCCAGGACGAGAAAGAGAAAATAATCTCGGAAACCGGAAGATACATTAACGAGCTGAACGAGAACTGCAGAAAACTCGTTGACGCCTTTTTAAAGCTCGGGTAG
- a CDS encoding MBL fold metallo-hydrolase, with the protein MYTRIGQDLYQIKPGKLSSHCYLILSEKNILIDSGTSRDFPTLQSDLEGVGVKVSDIDMVINTHEHFDHIGGNRFLQNHAIIAAHRYAAVKIVYGDDEVTMCRANEQDVAGYRIHVWLGNTDVIDAGSWFLKVLHTPGHTSGCICVYEPRKRILFSGDALFASGTLSTIFNSGSLAEYLNSLRRLSTMKIDLLLPGHGRISDNVEEDISKTVEAAVTKFPEAERLAVMLGLKESRSIIPYS; encoded by the coding sequence ATGTACACGAGGATAGGGCAGGATCTCTACCAGATAAAGCCCGGAAAGTTATCATCTCACTGCTACCTCATCCTGTCTGAAAAGAACATACTGATCGATTCAGGGACGTCAAGAGATTTCCCAACGTTGCAGAGCGACCTGGAGGGGGTAGGTGTAAAGGTGAGCGATATAGACATGGTAATCAACACCCACGAGCACTTCGACCACATCGGTGGAAACAGGTTTCTGCAAAACCATGCTATCATTGCGGCTCACAGATACGCAGCGGTGAAGATCGTCTATGGCGATGACGAGGTTACGATGTGCAGGGCTAACGAGCAGGATGTTGCGGGATACCGGATTCACGTGTGGCTCGGAAACACGGACGTAATCGATGCCGGTAGCTGGTTTTTGAAGGTTCTGCACACACCTGGCCACACATCCGGCTGCATATGTGTCTACGAGCCAAGAAAGAGAATCCTGTTCTCCGGAGATGCACTCTTTGCAAGCGGGACGCTATCGACGATATTCAACTCGGGTAGTCTTGCAGAGTACCTAAACTCGTTAAGAAGACTGAGCACAATGAAGATAGACCTGCTGCTTCCAGGGCATGGCAGAATTTCAGATAACGTTGAAGAGGACATTTCAAAGACAGTCGAAGCAGCCGTGACAAAGTTTCCGGAAGCAGAGCGTCTTGCAGTAATGCTTGGACTCAAAGAGAGTAGGAGCATAATACCGTATTCGTAA
- a CDS encoding RuvB-like helicase, giving the protein MAISEIREVAARFERIGAHSHIRGLGLDENLKARDVADGLVGQKKAREAAGVIVRLIKSGKMAGRGILIAGPPGTGKTAIAVAISKELGKDIPFVHVSASEFYSSEMKKTEALIQTVRKAIGVRIRETRVVLEGEVVGLDYNMVPNPYNPTQKIPESATLTLSTTDEKKTFSVSGRLALQFLYQGIEVGDVIVIDKETGRIAKLGKSRKAEKKYDIGEVDYVDVPSGRVEKEKEFTYVVTLHDLDEANARRGSIFSIFSPPSREIDNEVRDAVDEQVKRWVEEGRAELVPGVLFIDETHLMDIELFTFMNRAMESEMAPIIILASNRGFAKIRGTDIVAPHGIPLDLLDRLLIITTEPYSKDEIRKILEIRAAESGIMLSSDALEKLTQLGVENSLRYAVQLLAPAYEYAKLRNAGKVEVEDVERAAQLFVDVSQSSAYLKKWEEKMLAM; this is encoded by the coding sequence ATGGCGATCAGCGAAATTAGAGAGGTTGCTGCCAGATTTGAGAGGATAGGCGCACACTCCCACATAAGAGGTCTGGGGCTCGATGAAAATCTGAAAGCCAGGGACGTTGCAGACGGGCTTGTTGGGCAGAAGAAAGCAAGAGAAGCTGCCGGCGTTATAGTCAGGCTTATAAAGTCGGGCAAGATGGCTGGAAGGGGCATCCTTATTGCCGGCCCGCCAGGAACGGGAAAGACTGCAATTGCCGTTGCGATAAGCAAGGAACTTGGCAAGGACATTCCCTTCGTCCACGTTTCCGCCAGCGAATTCTACAGCAGCGAGATGAAGAAGACCGAGGCTCTGATTCAAACCGTAAGGAAAGCCATAGGCGTCAGGATTAGAGAAACGAGAGTTGTACTCGAGGGAGAAGTGGTAGGCCTCGACTACAACATGGTTCCGAACCCATACAACCCCACGCAGAAGATTCCAGAGTCTGCAACGCTGACGCTATCAACGACTGACGAGAAGAAGACGTTCTCTGTCAGCGGCAGACTTGCGCTCCAGTTCCTCTATCAGGGTATCGAGGTTGGCGACGTCATTGTCATTGACAAGGAGACTGGCAGAATCGCCAAGCTCGGGAAGAGCAGGAAGGCGGAGAAGAAGTACGACATCGGCGAGGTCGATTACGTTGATGTTCCTTCAGGCAGGGTGGAGAAGGAGAAAGAGTTCACCTACGTCGTAACTCTCCACGACCTCGATGAGGCGAACGCGAGGAGGGGCAGCATCTTCAGCATATTCTCACCGCCAAGCAGGGAGATAGACAACGAGGTGAGAGATGCCGTTGATGAGCAGGTGAAGCGGTGGGTCGAGGAAGGAAGAGCAGAACTCGTGCCCGGAGTCCTCTTCATAGATGAAACACATCTCATGGACATAGAACTCTTCACGTTCATGAACAGGGCGATGGAGTCGGAGATGGCCCCGATAATCATTTTAGCGTCGAACAGAGGGTTTGCGAAGATAAGGGGAACGGACATCGTCGCACCGCACGGCATACCCCTTGACCTCCTCGATAGGCTTCTCATCATAACGACGGAACCGTATTCGAAGGATGAGATAAGGAAGATTCTGGAAATCAGAGCGGCAGAATCAGGCATTATGCTGAGCAGCGACGCTCTGGAGAAGCTCACCCAGCTCGGAGTTGAGAACAGCCTCAGATATGCTGTCCAGCTCCTCGCTCCGGCATACGAGTACGCAAAGCTGAGGAATGCGGGTAAAGTAGAGGTCGAGGACGTCGAGAGGGCAGCCCAGCTATTCGTCGATGTCAGTCAGAGTTCAGCGTATCTGAAGAAGTGGGAAGAGAAGATGCTGGCGATGTAG
- a CDS encoding ASCH domain-containing protein yields the protein MKHLEFKEKYKKPLLSGKKRATIRTVTNLKPGDVVFVHCGGKIIGEAEIESVEEKSAEELTEDDARADGFASLRELKRELGRLYGDADKFYVIRFRLRPFDSGVSPHEMYYGSADADLVEIAKNALEKLELSDEERKILELFLETGSIKKTAIRLGGMRKRKIVRDVLRKCFSELKSMEA from the coding sequence ATGAAGCATCTTGAATTCAAGGAAAAGTACAAGAAGCCACTTTTGAGCGGAAAAAAGAGGGCGACCATAAGGACTGTAACGAATCTCAAGCCTGGAGACGTTGTTTTTGTTCATTGCGGAGGGAAGATCATAGGAGAAGCGGAAATAGAAAGCGTGGAAGAGAAGTCTGCTGAAGAGCTAACGGAAGATGATGCAAGAGCTGACGGTTTTGCAAGCCTTAGAGAGCTGAAGAGAGAGCTCGGGAGGCTGTACGGCGATGCTGATAAGTTCTACGTAATAAGATTCAGACTGAGACCGTTTGATTCCGGTGTATCCCCTCACGAAATGTACTACGGCAGCGCCGACGCAGACCTTGTGGAAATTGCGAAAAATGCCCTCGAAAAGCTTGAGCTGAGCGATGAGGAGCGCAAGATACTCGAGCTCTTCCTCGAAACCGGAAGCATAAAAAAGACCGCCATCCGGCTGGGAGGAATGAGGAAGCGAAAGATAGTTAGAGACGTGTTAAGAAAGTGCTTTTCGGAGCTTAAAAGCATGGAGGCGTGA
- a CDS encoding radical SAM protein: MQTSKESDVSGIFKEYEDKKSGEKVFLVRDFIEVRIPLSHYRKLEKRYPKEYIVSIAEPRKVISHVTKRELVVVTRESGIPLLGHAAFGLIDRGTNLIQVRCVTGCNLNCIFCSVDEGRRSRTRAADYLVEPEYLAEKLKEIAEFKGKGVEAHIDGQGEPLLYPYMEELLERISRIKEVEVISMQTNGTLLNDDRIDMLEKYVTRINLSISALDQKKASRLAGIKYPLSRVLENAKMIAESKMDLLIAPVWVPGYNDDEIEKIIRFALEIGAGKRYPPLGIQKYIPYRYGRKLKNVMSFREFYDRLVEWEKEYGVKLILRPEDFGMEKRPRIPQPIRKGERFRARLIAEGRMFGEKLAVVRDRVVTVRTDRKVGDFATFEIVRTHDGIFLAEEV, translated from the coding sequence TTGCAAACCTCAAAGGAATCTGATGTTTCTGGAATCTTCAAAGAGTACGAGGATAAAAAGAGCGGGGAGAAAGTTTTTCTCGTAAGGGACTTCATAGAGGTGCGTATCCCCCTCAGCCACTACCGCAAGCTTGAGAAGAGATATCCAAAAGAGTACATAGTTTCGATTGCTGAGCCCCGAAAGGTTATCAGCCACGTAACGAAGAGGGAGCTCGTAGTCGTAACGCGGGAGAGTGGAATTCCTCTTTTGGGCCATGCAGCCTTCGGCCTCATAGATAGAGGGACAAACCTGATACAGGTGAGATGCGTTACCGGCTGCAACCTCAACTGCATTTTCTGCAGCGTTGATGAGGGGAGAAGAAGCAGAACGAGAGCTGCCGACTACCTTGTTGAGCCAGAATACCTCGCTGAGAAGCTGAAGGAAATAGCGGAGTTCAAGGGCAAGGGTGTTGAGGCGCACATCGACGGGCAGGGGGAACCTTTACTGTATCCATACATGGAGGAGCTTCTGGAAAGAATAAGCAGAATAAAGGAAGTCGAAGTGATTTCTATGCAAACGAATGGAACTCTTCTGAACGATGATCGCATAGACATGCTGGAGAAATACGTTACCCGCATCAACCTCTCCATCAGCGCCCTCGACCAGAAGAAGGCCAGCAGGCTTGCGGGTATCAAGTACCCGCTGAGTAGGGTGCTCGAAAATGCAAAGATGATCGCTGAGAGCAAAATGGACTTGCTCATAGCTCCAGTATGGGTTCCGGGCTACAACGATGATGAGATAGAGAAAATCATACGCTTCGCCCTCGAAATTGGCGCGGGAAAGCGCTACCCCCCACTGGGCATTCAGAAGTACATCCCCTACCGCTACGGGAGGAAGCTGAAGAACGTAATGTCTTTTAGAGAGTTTTACGATAGGCTTGTAGAATGGGAAAAGGAGTACGGAGTAAAGCTTATTCTCAGGCCAGAGGATTTTGGGATGGAGAAAAGGCCTCGCATACCTCAGCCAATCAGGAAGGGTGAGAGGTTCAGGGCAAGACTCATCGCAGAGGGGCGAATGTTCGGCGAGAAGCTTGCGGTTGTCAGAGATAGAGTCGTTACAGTCAGAACAGATAGGAAGGTAGGAGATTTCGCAACTTTCGAGATAGTAAGAACTCACGACGGAATATTCCTCGCGGAAGAGGTTTAG
- a CDS encoding YbjQ family protein — translation MIVTNTENVPGYGIVEILGIVFGNTVRAKHVGKDIIAGLKNIVGGEIEEYTEMFADARKESLNRMINEAKKLGADAVVNVRFATSQTMAGAAELLAYGTAVKLRKP, via the coding sequence ATGATTGTTACAAATACAGAAAACGTTCCAGGATATGGGATCGTAGAAATCTTGGGAATAGTTTTTGGAAATACTGTGAGAGCAAAGCACGTAGGGAAAGATATCATAGCCGGGCTGAAAAATATAGTTGGTGGAGAGATAGAGGAGTACACAGAAATGTTCGCCGATGCAAGAAAGGAATCCCTCAATAGAATGATAAACGAAGCCAAAAAGCTTGGAGCTGATGCCGTTGTTAATGTAAGATTTGCCACGTCCCAGACAATGGCTGGAGCCGCCGAATTACTTGCCTACGGAACTGCTGTAAAGTTGAGAAAACCCTAA
- a CDS encoding LysO family transporter, with protein sequence MLEYLVALLTGIILGYFMERRNISVSVEKPMQIVLILLIFFLGMNIGNTLDFEEMFEVGWLSTVFASATMAMCYTFSKIYRRWSRFS encoded by the coding sequence GTGCTTGAATATTTAGTGGCATTATTGACGGGGATTATCTTAGGATATTTTATGGAAAGGAGAAATATTAGCGTATCTGTTGAAAAGCCCATGCAGATTGTTTTAATCTTGCTGATATTCTTCCTCGGGATGAATATTGGCAATACTCTTGACTTTGAAGAAATGTTCGAAGTTGGGTGGTTATCCACAGTGTTTGCATCTGCTACGATGGCTATGTGTTACACTTTTTCAAAAATTTACAGGAGGTGGAGCAGATTTTCGTAG
- a CDS encoding lysine exporter LysO family protein encodes MEQIFVAVVLITLLSGIVLGYYGFTFPNGVEALLMTLLLIIGIDIGMAEGRIERLKKAWKEAFVLSIGTISGSLLAGLVLGIVLDLPLLLSVSVAAGMGWYSLTGPFLAKTMGAFAGALGFSSNFMRELLTIIVYPKIGDKASGISIGGATTMDSTLPIISKFSPELSLTAFVHGFIVSIAVPFLLSVLSLL; translated from the coding sequence GTGGAGCAGATTTTCGTAGCAGTTGTTTTGATAACGCTGCTCTCCGGCATAGTCCTTGGCTATTACGGCTTTACGTTTCCAAACGGCGTAGAAGCGCTTCTTATGACCCTATTACTCATCATCGGTATCGACATTGGAATGGCCGAAGGAAGGATCGAGAGGCTGAAAAAGGCATGGAAAGAGGCTTTCGTGTTGAGCATAGGAACAATTTCAGGTTCCTTGCTCGCAGGGCTGGTACTCGGTATTGTGCTAGACCTGCCACTACTGCTATCCGTCAGCGTCGCTGCAGGAATGGGCTGGTATTCTCTAACCGGCCCATTTTTAGCCAAAACCATGGGTGCGTTTGCGGGAGCACTGGGTTTTTCATCCAACTTCATGAGAGAACTCCTGACGATTATAGTTTATCCCAAGATTGGAGACAAGGCGAGCGGTATATCCATTGGAGGAGCTACAACGATGGATTCAACGCTACCCATAATCTCAAAGTTCTCTCCAGAGCTCTCGCTAACGGCCTTTGTGCACGGATTCATAGTTTCCATAGCAGTCCCGTTCCTGCTTTCGGTTCTGTCTCTTCTGTAA
- a CDS encoding glycosyltransferase family 4 protein gives MKKARVAMATPYYPPHIGGVEIHSKNLAEGLKARGYDVVVISSTGSDVVVPSIPIPYSPIPLFFPNINANIYHSHVPSPFFARKLAKLAVHSSKPHIVTYHNDVVVPPKVGGHRIPSSIARWVEKINDFLIEPVLEKADVIIATTRSYAESSPILSKFMEKVEIVPNAVNVSEFTPGKDAGEREAIVLYVGRLVEYKGLPLLIKAMAEVQRRINAKLVVVGEGEDRKAFERLAAKLGVNVTFTGRLPKDDVVRWMGKARVLVLPSFSRLEAFGIVLLEAMACSTPVLAANIPGVSEVASEGGLTFSNDSELAELIVKLLSDDKLATELGNRGRKAVEQKYDWNVVLDRIEEIYGALL, from the coding sequence ATGAAAAAAGCCCGGGTTGCAATGGCCACACCGTACTACCCTCCACACATAGGAGGCGTTGAAATCCACTCGAAAAACCTCGCAGAGGGTCTGAAAGCAAGAGGCTACGACGTAGTCGTAATCTCCTCAACGGGCTCTGATGTGGTAGTTCCGAGCATTCCCATTCCTTATTCCCCTATTCCACTCTTTTTCCCGAACATCAACGCGAATATCTATCACTCCCACGTTCCATCTCCCTTCTTCGCAAGAAAACTTGCTAAGTTAGCTGTGCACAGCAGCAAACCACATATTGTCACCTACCACAACGATGTTGTCGTGCCGCCGAAGGTTGGTGGCCACAGGATACCCTCATCCATCGCAAGGTGGGTGGAGAAGATAAACGATTTTCTTATCGAGCCAGTCCTCGAAAAAGCTGACGTAATCATCGCAACCACGCGCAGTTACGCTGAATCCTCACCAATTCTATCAAAATTCATGGAGAAGGTGGAAATTGTTCCCAACGCCGTCAACGTAAGCGAATTTACGCCCGGCAAGGATGCTGGAGAGAGGGAAGCTATAGTCCTCTACGTTGGCAGGCTCGTAGAGTACAAGGGTTTGCCTCTGCTGATTAAAGCAATGGCCGAGGTGCAAAGAAGAATCAACGCGAAACTCGTTGTTGTAGGAGAGGGAGAAGACAGAAAAGCCTTTGAAAGGCTTGCAGCAAAACTCGGCGTAAACGTAACCTTTACTGGCAGACTGCCAAAAGATGATGTCGTGAGATGGATGGGTAAAGCGAGAGTTCTCGTCCTTCCTTCTTTTTCCAGACTCGAAGCCTTCGGCATAGTCCTTCTCGAAGCTATGGCTTGTTCTACACCAGTTCTCGCCGCAAACATCCCGGGGGTTTCGGAAGTTGCATCCGAGGGGGGTTTAACGTTTAGCAACGATTCGGAACTTGCGGAGCTGATTGTTAAATTGCTCTCAGACGACAAACTCGCAACCGAGCTTGGAAACAGAGGCAGGAAGGCCGTAGAGCAGAAGTACGACTGGAATGTTGTTCTCGACAGGATAGAAGAAATATACGGTGCTCTGCTATGA
- a CDS encoding glycosyltransferase — MKLAIVVPVSPFEPVEILKQSALHLKSLDYRGMVIKLLYVVDLKEEGDERVKALRKLGVEVLERRTTRGKRAGAINDALKALKDFMPDYIAIFDVDSRPAKDFVVKCVKALENDAKAYIASSPRYISNPINLVSKTIEAEYHLINFLLRRSGFRQFNGLIGVLRAKYLFKYRLREGAVAEDADFATRMHARGLRAIFVGDTLTYEQSPLSWKDLFNQRKRWYYGGLQLWRYWKDVKRSRDSNFILSWFMALTFTYFVALLLPLMVFSPPLIIYRFRNVKKLVVVAGLVIHTVLLQYAAIQAMLSFARKRGVEWKAIERSL, encoded by the coding sequence ATGAAGCTTGCGATAGTCGTTCCGGTTTCACCCTTCGAGCCGGTTGAAATTCTTAAGCAGTCGGCGCTGCATCTGAAAAGTCTTGATTATAGAGGAATGGTGATCAAGTTACTCTATGTGGTCGATTTGAAGGAAGAAGGAGATGAAAGAGTCAAAGCTCTCAGAAAGCTGGGCGTAGAGGTGCTTGAGAGAAGAACCACGAGGGGAAAGAGAGCAGGGGCGATAAATGATGCGCTCAAAGCTTTGAAGGACTTCATGCCCGATTACATCGCAATCTTCGACGTCGATTCGAGGCCGGCAAAGGACTTCGTGGTCAAATGCGTTAAAGCCCTCGAGAACGACGCGAAAGCGTACATCGCGTCCTCTCCTCGCTACATCTCCAACCCCATAAACCTCGTCTCGAAGACAATAGAAGCAGAGTACCACCTCATAAACTTCCTCCTCAGGAGATCTGGATTCCGACAATTCAACGGCCTCATTGGGGTTCTGAGGGCGAAATACCTCTTTAAATATCGGCTCAGAGAGGGCGCTGTTGCTGAAGACGCGGACTTCGCAACCCGCATGCATGCAAGGGGTTTGAGGGCAATTTTCGTCGGAGACACTTTAACCTACGAGCAATCCCCTCTCAGCTGGAAAGACCTCTTCAACCAGCGTAAGAGGTGGTACTACGGCGGACTCCAGCTGTGGAGATACTGGAAGGACGTAAAGCGTAGCAGAGATTCGAACTTTATTCTCTCGTGGTTCATGGCTTTGACCTTCACATATTTCGTTGCTCTCCTCCTTCCGCTCATGGTCTTTTCCCCGCCCTTAATCATCTACCGATTCCGAAACGTTAAAAAGCTTGTAGTGGTTGCTGGTCTGGTTATTCACACAGTCCTTCTCCAGTATGCAGCAATTCAGGCAATGCTAAGCTTTGCGAGGAAGAGAGGCGTGGAGTGGAAGGCAATTGAAAGAAGTCTGTAG